CGGTGTGGCCGCGCTGTCCCGGCAGCGGAAGGTGGCCGACCAGCAGAACCGTCGCGCAGGCGAGCAGCGACTCCACGATCCGGTCCCAGGCCGCCTGCGGTTCGCCGGCCAGCAGCACCAGGGAGAGGACGAGCACGGTGACCACCGCCGTCTGCGCCGCGAAGTGCCGGGTGGCCACCGGGATCAGCGCCCCGCAGAGGGCCACCACGCCCACCAGCGCGAACCGGCCGGAAGCCGCCGCCACGAGGGCGGCGAAGAACGCGGCGCCCGCGACCGTCCCCACGGCCCGGCACAGCACCCGGGAGACGAGGGGTCCCAGGTCGGGCTTGACGAGGAACACGGTGGTCGCGGGCAGCCAGTACCAGTGCTCGTGGTGCAGGCTCTGCGCCACCGCCGTACTCGTCGCGCAGCACAGCGCGACGCGGATGCCGTACTCGCGGCCCGCGGCGCCGAAGGCCCTGCGCAGCACGGAGACGTACGAGCCCTTGCCCCGGGTACGCAGCCGCTGTCCGGTACGGCAGTCGAAAGCCGCGGCCGCCTGCAGCAGGGCCTCGTCCAGCGCCCGCAGCCCGGCATCGCCCCGAGCCGGCGCGGGAAGAGGACCGGAAGGCCCACCCGTGCGTACGGCGGTGGCCAGACGGCGGGGGCCCTCCGCGATACGGGCGGGCAGCGGGTCGCCCGCCCAGGCCAGCGCAGTCGCCGCCTCGGCCAGGGGCAACGCCGCCGCGTACTGGGCGTGCAGCCGCCGCTCGGCCGCGGAACTCGCATGGCGCCGCAGGCGGGGACCCGACAGGGCGTCCTGGGCGTGGTCGAGGGCGGCGGTCAGCGCGGCGCGCCGAGCCAGAGCCCGCGGACCGCCCGCCGCGCCGAGAAGGCCGGCCACCGCCGTGTACACGGCTGCCACCGCTTCCCGCTCGCCGTCGAAGCGGTACGGTCCGCTGCCGGACGTCCCGGGAGAGGGCAGCGCCAGACGGAGCGAGGTGAGCCAGCCGGCCCCGGCCAGGAACAACAGGGCACGCAGCCATCCTGGTTCCGGCAAGGGCATGCCGGCCCCGATCACGGCCGCCACCATCAACTGCGTACCGCAGGCCGAGGCCACCGGCCCGACCGAACTGATCGCTCCCGCGACCAGCCCGAGCAGCCCGAACACGAGCGGCAGTACGAACACGGAGCGATCCGGACCGACGGTCGTCGCCGTCACGGTGCCCAGCAGGAGACCTGCGGCGCCCGCCAGGGCCGGAACCCCCAGCCGCGTGACGGAAGCCCGCCGGCCGCCCGGCCTGTCGTTGATGCCGGCGAACATCGCCCCCAGCGCCACGGGAACGCCGGCCGTCGGGTGACCGGCGAGCACGGCAGCGAGCAACGGCACCGCGGCGAGCGCGCCCCGAACGACGGCACTCCACCGCACGGGCCCCCGCTGGGTGCGCAGCACATGGCCGAGCCACGGCGGGAGGGGAGGCGACTGGCGGGGAAAGGCGGGTGTGAACACCGGGCTCCAGTGGTGCGCGGGGAATCGGAATTCGCCTGGACACCTTCGGCCTGAGCGCTGATGACGCCAGCCTAGAGCCCCGATGTGGAGGGGATGCTTCCTGCCGATTTCCGCAAGGTGTC
The Streptomyces sp. NBC_00234 DNA segment above includes these coding regions:
- a CDS encoding FUSC family protein codes for the protein MFTPAFPRQSPPLPPWLGHVLRTQRGPVRWSAVVRGALAAVPLLAAVLAGHPTAGVPVALGAMFAGINDRPGGRRASVTRLGVPALAGAAGLLLGTVTATTVGPDRSVFVLPLVFGLLGLVAGAISSVGPVASACGTQLMVAAVIGAGMPLPEPGWLRALLFLAGAGWLTSLRLALPSPGTSGSGPYRFDGEREAVAAVYTAVAGLLGAAGGPRALARRAALTAALDHAQDALSGPRLRRHASSAAERRLHAQYAAALPLAEAATALAWAGDPLPARIAEGPRRLATAVRTGGPSGPLPAPARGDAGLRALDEALLQAAAAFDCRTGQRLRTRGKGSYVSVLRRAFGAAGREYGIRVALCCATSTAVAQSLHHEHWYWLPATTVFLVKPDLGPLVSRVLCRAVGTVAGAAFFAALVAAASGRFALVGVVALCGALIPVATRHFAAQTAVVTVLVLSLVLLAGEPQAAWDRIVESLLACATVLLVGHLPLPGQRGHTVRAALDTAVSAAHRYLGHVLESPEDRTGRGALRRDAYRSLAEARTAIDLSAAELPTVARRTAGSEDVAGALERLIDTTTACAVHLHHETAELPAAHAERLAEQLSALSEARDRECRRTVPAL